The following proteins are encoded in a genomic region of Planococcus lenghuensis:
- a CDS encoding two-component system regulatory protein YycI: protein MDWSKTKTIFIIVFAILNLFLYTLYLDKYARANVQKYDEGTIEERLIEDDITYPDDLPQEVESLPYISAREFQYAMSEYAVPEGSIREVVEGNVLNVFLNNPVPISDAETAEEVQAFVDTYIPNSEEYVLWDINTTLNQATYFQVIDEVDDRPLYYSEEGRLIVSWDDEDNEIFGYSQTMLTDIDPGDQEKSLSSAEEAIQNLYQGKALQIGTEITSVELGYSSYSVLTQAQGDIYTFVPTWRIQAELADGTTEEYFVNAVGGGVIQLPPPQPAGQ from the coding sequence ATGGACTGGAGTAAAACGAAAACTATTTTCATTATTGTTTTTGCCATTTTGAACCTGTTCCTGTACACGCTTTACCTGGATAAGTATGCACGGGCAAACGTCCAGAAGTATGATGAGGGAACGATTGAAGAGCGGCTGATAGAAGATGACATCACATACCCGGATGATTTGCCGCAGGAAGTGGAATCACTGCCTTATATCAGTGCCCGCGAGTTCCAGTATGCAATGTCGGAATACGCTGTGCCGGAAGGCTCCATCCGGGAAGTTGTCGAAGGAAATGTATTGAACGTATTCCTGAATAATCCGGTGCCGATCAGTGATGCGGAAACAGCTGAAGAAGTGCAGGCTTTTGTGGATACGTACATCCCGAACAGCGAGGAATATGTTTTATGGGATATCAACACCACATTGAATCAAGCCACGTATTTTCAAGTGATTGATGAAGTGGATGACCGGCCATTGTATTACAGCGAAGAAGGCCGGCTGATTGTCAGCTGGGACGATGAGGACAACGAAATTTTCGGCTATAGTCAGACAATGCTGACTGATATCGATCCGGGTGATCAGGAAAAATCGCTCAGCAGTGCAGAAGAAGCGATTCAAAACCTGTATCAGGGAAAAGCGCTGCAAATCGGGACAGAGATCACTTCCGTGGAGTTGGGGTATTCATCCTACTCGGTGCTGACGCAGGCCCAGGGAGATATTTACACGTTCGTGCCGACATGGCGGATCCAAGCTGAACTGGCAGACGGAACAACTGAAGAATATTTTGTAAATGCAGTGGGAGGCGGCGTGATCCAGCTGCCGCCGCCACAGCCAGCAGGACAATAG
- a CDS encoding CxxH/CxxC protein, producing MKINSCKTHIERALDDMVAQTESYPILTELSEEEKLSTVCAYCEQPAIYVVADR from the coding sequence ATGAAGATAAATAGCTGCAAAACCCATATAGAACGGGCACTTGATGACATGGTCGCACAAACGGAAAGTTATCCTATTCTTACAGAATTGTCTGAAGAAGAAAAGTTATCCACAGTTTGCGCGTATTGTGAACAGCCAGCGATTTATGTTGTGGCTGACCGATAA
- a CDS encoding YycH family regulatory protein, which yields MKYVEQIKSAILLALVVLSVYLTFTVWTYKPNLDTFDQPEVLEEPIAETRTLEEVVKPLKILFHGEDVTTGTIEAEEISFIRSALREWIISDVTLLAEETSADQLASFLYNENSVVLQYPAPVPFPVYDAYMQFSVESSIPEASFDRVVINWGGITAGEPALYFIDTTSNRIYTAIVAPSTLQNFQDRVVAAAADYPVYALAENVGMWPVFVPAEPLQLPIYSYFPEEMYEQFHEVLVESAEGSGDDPNGYITQDTETKSLSFVQAEVRTGDPAIMSELVFNTLDFLNEHGGWTDDYRYFGIKPLDQNIQYQLFVAGLPVFSDTLETTIEQWWGNRGVYVYLRPYYELDALVTQNVEQALLASGIEAAEEVRELEGLELEEVQNIVPAYQMTISADQRVLVLKPAWYYQTEDAWLPVVDADAGGIVNGLE from the coding sequence GTGAAATACGTAGAGCAGATAAAATCTGCTATATTGCTGGCACTTGTAGTGCTCAGTGTCTACCTCACCTTTACCGTCTGGACGTATAAACCGAACCTGGATACATTCGACCAGCCGGAAGTGCTGGAAGAGCCGATTGCGGAAACCCGGACACTGGAAGAAGTCGTGAAACCGCTGAAAATCCTGTTTCACGGAGAAGATGTAACAACCGGTACAATCGAAGCAGAAGAAATCAGTTTTATCCGTTCAGCATTGCGTGAATGGATCATCAGCGATGTGACACTGCTTGCGGAGGAAACATCAGCTGATCAGCTGGCAAGTTTTCTGTACAATGAAAACAGCGTCGTCCTGCAGTATCCCGCACCTGTGCCATTCCCGGTATATGATGCTTACATGCAGTTCAGTGTGGAATCGAGCATTCCGGAAGCTTCATTTGACCGGGTCGTGATTAATTGGGGCGGAATCACAGCAGGGGAGCCGGCGCTTTACTTTATCGATACAACGTCGAACCGGATCTATACCGCTATTGTGGCGCCGAGCACATTGCAAAATTTCCAGGACCGGGTGGTTGCAGCCGCGGCTGATTATCCGGTCTATGCATTAGCGGAAAACGTCGGCATGTGGCCGGTGTTTGTGCCCGCTGAACCGCTGCAATTGCCGATTTACTCATATTTTCCTGAAGAGATGTATGAGCAATTCCATGAAGTTCTGGTGGAATCGGCCGAGGGATCAGGAGATGACCCGAACGGATATATTACACAAGATACCGAAACAAAAAGCCTAAGCTTCGTTCAGGCGGAAGTTCGGACAGGCGATCCGGCGATCATGTCGGAACTGGTTTTCAACACGCTGGACTTTCTGAATGAACATGGCGGCTGGACAGATGATTACCGCTACTTCGGGATCAAACCGCTGGATCAGAATATCCAATACCAATTGTTCGTCGCTGGGCTCCCGGTATTCAGTGATACGCTGGAGACGACGATTGAGCAATGGTGGGGGAATAGAGGGGTGTATGTGTATCTTCGCCCGTATTATGAACTTGACGCCCTTGTGACTCAGAATGTGGAGCAGGCCTTGCTGGCGTCAGGGATAGAAGCGGCGGAAGAAGTGAGGGAACTCGAAGGACTGGAACTTGAAGAAGTGCAGAACATTGTTCCGGCGTATCAGATGACAATAAGTGCAGACCAGCGGGTGCTCGTACTGAAACCGGCTTGGTATTATCAGACGGAAGATGCCTGGCTGCCGGTTGTAGATGCTGATGCAGGAGGCATAGTCAATGGACTGGAGTAA
- a CDS encoding nucleoside deaminase gives MITETDLKHLHRCVELAETALEKGDEPFGSVLVSADGEVLFEDHNHVAGGDHTQHPEFAIARWAANNISLEERSKATVYTSGEYCPMCAAAHGWVGLGRIVYASSSEQLSGWLSDIGVPPSPVRNLAIDDVIKDPVIDGPVPELAEMVHQLHRRLHETKRNSRILLI, from the coding sequence ATGATCACCGAAACCGACTTAAAGCATTTGCACCGTTGTGTGGAATTGGCGGAAACGGCTTTGGAGAAAGGTGACGAGCCATTCGGATCCGTGCTGGTTTCAGCTGATGGTGAAGTGCTTTTTGAAGACCATAATCACGTGGCGGGAGGCGACCATACGCAACATCCCGAATTTGCGATTGCCAGGTGGGCGGCAAATAATATATCTCTTGAAGAACGAAGCAAGGCGACGGTTTATACGTCTGGCGAATATTGTCCGATGTGTGCGGCGGCTCACGGCTGGGTCGGCCTCGGCAGGATTGTTTACGCAAGTTCATCGGAACAATTAAGCGGCTGGTTGAGCGATATTGGCGTTCCGCCGTCCCCTGTCCGGAATCTGGCTATTGACGATGTAATAAAAGATCCGGTAATCGACGGCCCTGTTCCGGAACTCGCGGAAATGGTTCACCAGCTCCATCGGCGGTTGCATGAGACGAAACGGAACAGCCGTATTCTTTTAATTTAA
- the rlmH gene encoding 23S rRNA (pseudouridine(1915)-N(3))-methyltransferase RlmH, giving the protein MNIVIVSVGKLKEKYLKQGIAEYVKRLGAYARISEVEIADEKAPETLSEADMEIVKKKEGERILAKIPADAHVIALAIEGKMKTSEQLAEDIEKLMTYGKSKIYFVIGGSLGLHDDVLRRSNEKLSFSPMTFPHQLMRLILVEQVYRAFRIMKGEPYHK; this is encoded by the coding sequence GTGAATATCGTCATTGTATCAGTTGGCAAGTTAAAGGAAAAATACCTAAAGCAAGGAATTGCCGAATATGTCAAACGGCTCGGTGCCTATGCCAGAATTTCTGAGGTGGAGATCGCGGATGAAAAAGCACCGGAGACACTCAGTGAGGCTGACATGGAAATCGTGAAGAAAAAAGAAGGGGAACGAATCCTGGCAAAAATCCCGGCGGACGCTCATGTCATCGCGCTGGCCATCGAAGGAAAAATGAAGACATCGGAGCAACTGGCAGAAGACATCGAAAAGCTCATGACCTACGGTAAAAGTAAAATCTACTTTGTGATTGGTGGATCACTTGGTCTGCATGATGATGTGCTTCGCCGTTCTAATGAAAAACTATCCTTCAGCCCGATGACATTCCCGCATCAGCTCATGCGGCTGATTCTTGTGGAGCAGGTGTACCGGGCGTTCAGGATTATGAAGGGGGAGCCTTATCACAAATAG
- a CDS encoding PAS domain-containing protein, translating into MSEGKLSELISPEAIVNFETGAIKASTLDSIINLLPFEMGFCDADDIFRWYSNNPDRVHGRRKEAIGCHVLELHPRVAHHVEKLLNDFRSGARDDWEFWFPKRSGEEAGQIYQKFMAVRDENGKYLGCMDVTVNIDLFQGKEGKNTPETIDEFIAVNPK; encoded by the coding sequence ATGTCTGAAGGTAAATTGTCAGAATTAATTAGTCCTGAAGCTATCGTCAATTTCGAAACAGGTGCAATCAAAGCAAGCACTTTGGATTCGATTATCAACCTGTTACCATTCGAAATGGGTTTTTGCGATGCGGATGACATTTTCCGTTGGTATTCAAACAATCCAGACCGCGTCCATGGTCGCCGTAAAGAAGCGATTGGTTGTCATGTGCTTGAGCTTCACCCGAGAGTAGCTCACCACGTTGAAAAGCTGTTGAATGATTTCCGCTCGGGAGCACGCGACGACTGGGAGTTCTGGTTCCCAAAACGCTCTGGCGAAGAGGCCGGCCAAATTTACCAAAAATTCATGGCGGTCCGTGACGAAAACGGAAAATACCTTGGATGTATGGATGTAACCGTAAATATCGACCTTTTCCAAGGAAAAGAAGGGAAAAACACCCCTGAGACTATTGATGAATTTATAGCTGTTAATCCTAAATGA
- a CDS encoding NAD-dependent epimerase/dehydratase family protein — protein MPKVVVTGGSGLLGRDVIKEFLEQGYEVVNADIKHPKEALCRTVITDLTNLGEVYGALAGADAVVHLAAIPVAYSHPNEVTFQNNVMSTYNILEAAGSLGIKKAVISSSESSYGICFSKQDLQPQYVPIDEEHPQLPEESYGLSKIVNEKTADTIYRRTGMQVVSFRLGNVISPEMYENFPGFIHDPEQRKPILWSYIDTRDAATAYRLAVETDGLGSVALNIGADETSMDIESKELMERCFPSVTDFKKELTGFEPLLNNEKAKNLLNWEPVHKWRNYVNL, from the coding sequence ATGCCAAAGGTAGTTGTAACAGGCGGAAGTGGTTTGCTTGGCCGAGATGTTATAAAAGAATTTCTGGAGCAGGGATATGAGGTTGTTAACGCGGATATTAAGCACCCAAAAGAAGCTCTTTGCAGAACGGTCATAACGGATTTAACGAATCTGGGTGAAGTATATGGGGCATTGGCTGGTGCGGATGCAGTCGTCCATTTGGCGGCGATCCCGGTTGCTTATTCCCATCCAAACGAAGTGACTTTCCAGAATAACGTCATGTCCACATATAATATTTTAGAAGCTGCAGGAAGTTTAGGAATCAAAAAAGCCGTGATTTCATCAAGTGAATCATCATATGGCATTTGTTTTTCGAAGCAGGATTTACAGCCGCAATACGTGCCGATAGATGAAGAGCATCCGCAATTGCCGGAAGAAAGCTATGGCTTATCCAAGATTGTAAACGAAAAAACTGCTGATACGATTTATCGCAGAACGGGAATGCAAGTCGTATCATTCCGACTGGGAAATGTCATTTCACCTGAAATGTATGAGAATTTCCCTGGGTTCATCCATGATCCTGAACAGCGAAAACCGATTTTATGGAGTTATATCGATACCCGCGATGCGGCGACCGCTTACCGGCTGGCCGTCGAGACGGATGGACTTGGTTCTGTTGCTCTTAATATTGGCGCTGATGAAACGAGCATGGATATCGAGAGCAAAGAGTTAATGGAAAGATGCTTCCCGAGTGTAACCGATTTCAAAAAAGAACTGACAGGATTCGAACCGCTGTTAAACAATGAGAAGGCGAAGAACCTTCTGAACTGGGAACCGGTGCATAAGTGGAGAAACTACGTAAATCTGTAA
- a CDS encoding TerD family protein has product MNQLLQMGANTVLNSPKGNVTVSYEISNTIDISLTAFLLTDLEKVQGDSGIIFYNQPKSSSGAATLMPAAKVGNTRVHKIDFDLSKVPQGITKIAITLTEDNNTGFSNVKNLKAEIRTDDISIQLTPSDFTKENGIVVLELYLRNGQTKAKSIWRGFDSGLEGLCKNYGVEINSDEEQKPSSPKAVAEQAPKEPKKIPPVPENKSSQNALSSVNLEKVKGNINLSKGQKPIIIDKTPEITATVSWKTGTDYDIYALVYTKNGKQVDIAMFGATGTPPLSRFGNGAVEHMGDVARNSGSVKTEVIKIRLTNDILAVVPVVYSAQSNGTGSFYRYKVSMSIDNHSGTSVTISSKNANNNDRIYTCVPGILQNTQDGVIISPIELYSKPNSEYRPKLKLGSSNMVEVVMDAGPKNDYK; this is encoded by the coding sequence ATGAATCAATTGCTTCAAATGGGGGCAAACACAGTTTTAAATTCTCCAAAAGGTAATGTTACTGTGAGCTACGAAATTTCAAATACAATAGATATTTCCTTAACAGCTTTCCTCTTAACGGATTTAGAGAAGGTACAAGGAGATAGTGGAATTATATTTTATAATCAACCAAAGAGTTCTTCTGGAGCTGCCACTCTTATGCCAGCTGCGAAAGTAGGGAATACAAGAGTACATAAAATTGATTTTGACTTAAGTAAAGTCCCTCAAGGTATTACTAAAATAGCTATTACGCTTACAGAAGATAATAATACCGGTTTTTCAAATGTAAAAAATTTAAAGGCAGAGATACGTACCGATGATATCAGTATCCAGTTAACCCCCTCTGACTTCACGAAGGAAAATGGGATAGTAGTCTTAGAATTATATTTAAGGAATGGCCAAACAAAGGCAAAATCAATCTGGCGTGGATTTGATTCTGGTCTTGAAGGTCTATGTAAAAATTACGGTGTTGAGATTAATTCTGACGAGGAACAAAAACCTTCTTCACCTAAAGCTGTTGCTGAACAGGCACCAAAAGAACCTAAGAAAATCCCACCAGTACCAGAAAATAAAAGCAGCCAAAATGCTCTGTCATCCGTAAACCTTGAAAAAGTAAAGGGTAATATAAATCTCAGTAAAGGTCAAAAGCCTATAATAATTGATAAAACACCAGAAATCACGGCTACAGTATCCTGGAAGACTGGAACAGATTATGATATATATGCTTTAGTCTACACAAAGAATGGTAAGCAGGTAGATATAGCTATGTTTGGGGCGACGGGGACCCCTCCTCTCAGTCGGTTTGGCAACGGGGCGGTAGAGCATATGGGGGATGTTGCGAGAAACAGTGGATCAGTGAAGACAGAAGTTATTAAAATAAGGCTAACGAATGATATTCTTGCAGTGGTTCCTGTGGTTTATTCTGCTCAATCAAATGGAACAGGCTCATTCTACAGATACAAGGTATCCATGAGTATAGATAATCACAGCGGAACTTCCGTTACCATATCTTCCAAAAATGCAAATAATAATGATAGAATTTACACGTGTGTGCCGGGAATACTTCAGAATACACAAGATGGCGTTATTATAAGTCCAATAGAGCTTTATAGTAAGCCAAATTCAGAATACCGGCCTAAACTTAAGCTTGGGTCATCAAATATGGTAGAAGTTGTAATGGATGCGGGACCAAAAAATGATTACAAGTAG
- a CDS encoding DUF4317 domain-containing protein has protein sequence MNKKDIADIRKRFKLDTDLLTITDIYNVYIKQESDEIFHEESRSFSLLDREQQELFLANFKKVLGGKLDEKLFEVRFQPQEEGQTDHTQRLLYDGLHADDADEWKAEMQGIALKVIQDRQYEKDMVITFIRGNYFKTTKRAPDETEVDMRDEMYTTPFILSSMNQTELPKNSLVFDFAGREFKSNLLTDPIIKLASPIGGFLFPCFTDNAADVNHILYSASKVNKPDFQFIENVLNGNEIMTAEEDKAVFEEIVKTVIGEEVNSKTLAGIYDEINSALMAEAEDEEQSAPVLDTKEVARVLKASGVKDVSAEKVEMAFQQVVEDTSYEMKASHVIPSYASKSIKISTKVADIKISPQDLRYVKEVNYNGKRCLLIEVEEDTMIEGFKLLPEELLE, from the coding sequence ATGAATAAGAAGGACATAGCGGATATTCGCAAACGATTTAAATTGGATACGGATTTACTGACAATCACCGATATTTATAATGTTTATATCAAGCAGGAGAGCGACGAGATCTTCCATGAGGAGAGCCGCTCATTTTCCTTATTGGACCGGGAGCAGCAAGAACTGTTCCTTGCCAATTTTAAAAAGGTATTGGGCGGGAAGCTGGATGAGAAGCTGTTTGAAGTGAGGTTTCAGCCGCAGGAAGAAGGGCAGACGGACCACACGCAGCGGCTGTTATATGATGGGCTCCATGCGGATGATGCCGATGAATGGAAAGCGGAGATGCAAGGAATCGCTTTGAAGGTGATTCAGGACAGACAGTATGAGAAAGACATGGTCATTACGTTCATCCGCGGAAATTACTTTAAAACGACGAAACGCGCGCCGGATGAAACGGAAGTCGACATGCGGGATGAAATGTATACTACGCCTTTCATCCTCAGCAGCATGAACCAGACCGAACTGCCAAAGAACTCATTGGTATTTGACTTTGCCGGGCGGGAGTTCAAGTCGAATCTGCTGACAGATCCCATCATTAAGCTGGCTTCTCCGATCGGCGGGTTTCTGTTCCCGTGCTTCACGGACAATGCCGCAGACGTCAATCACATCCTTTATTCGGCAAGCAAAGTGAATAAACCGGACTTCCAGTTTATCGAGAATGTGCTGAACGGCAATGAAATCATGACAGCTGAGGAAGATAAAGCAGTGTTTGAAGAAATCGTCAAAACCGTCATTGGCGAGGAAGTAAATTCGAAAACACTCGCCGGTATATACGATGAAATCAACAGCGCCTTAATGGCGGAAGCAGAGGACGAAGAACAGAGCGCACCAGTTTTGGATACGAAAGAAGTCGCACGCGTGCTGAAGGCGAGCGGTGTAAAAGATGTAAGCGCGGAAAAAGTGGAAATGGCTTTTCAGCAAGTGGTCGAAGATACGAGTTATGAAATGAAGGCGAGTCATGTCATCCCAAGCTATGCGTCCAAGTCGATCAAGATCAGCACGAAAGTAGCTGATATTAAAATCAGCCCGCAGGATTTGCGGTATGTCAAAGAGGTCAATTACAACGGCAAGCGCTGTCTGCTGATCGAAGTGGAAGAAGATACGATGATTGAAGGCTTCAAACTGCTTCCGGAAGAGCTGCTGGAATAG
- a CDS encoding MBL fold metallo-hydrolase, with amino-acid sequence MRFSVLASGSSGNAIYVESGGRSFLVDAGLSGRKMETLFQAIGKNMRDLDGVLVTHEHSDHIKGLGIIARKYGLPIYANEKTWSAMDGLVGAIPTDQRFHFDMETVKSFGSLDIESFAVSHDAADPMFYVFHESGRKLALITDTGYVSDRMKGIIKASDAFVFESNHDVGMLQMGRYPWSVKRRILSDVGHVSNEDAAVAMSEVLGDKPARMYLSHLSRDNNMKDLARMSVEQTLESKDIAIGEQIILFDTDANLPTELVDV; translated from the coding sequence ATGCGCTTTAGTGTACTCGCAAGCGGGTCGAGCGGAAATGCCATCTATGTGGAAAGCGGCGGCCGCTCGTTTCTGGTGGATGCCGGTCTGAGCGGCCGTAAGATGGAAACCCTCTTTCAGGCAATCGGAAAGAATATGCGGGATTTGGATGGTGTACTGGTGACCCATGAACATTCCGACCATATCAAAGGGCTCGGCATCATTGCACGCAAGTACGGATTACCGATTTATGCCAATGAAAAAACATGGTCGGCGATGGATGGACTCGTCGGAGCCATACCGACCGATCAGCGTTTTCACTTTGATATGGAAACAGTGAAATCGTTCGGATCGCTTGATATTGAATCATTCGCCGTTTCGCATGATGCGGCAGATCCGATGTTCTATGTCTTTCATGAAAGTGGACGAAAGCTTGCCCTTATCACGGACACCGGCTACGTGAGCGATAGAATGAAAGGCATTATTAAAGCCTCGGATGCATTTGTCTTTGAGAGCAATCACGATGTCGGCATGCTGCAGATGGGGCGTTATCCCTGGTCGGTGAAGCGGCGGATCTTAAGCGATGTCGGCCACGTATCCAATGAAGATGCAGCGGTGGCGATGAGTGAAGTGCTGGGAGACAAACCGGCCAGAATGTATTTATCCCACTTGAGCCGTGACAATAACATGAAAGATCTTGCGCGGATGAGTGTCGAACAGACGCTCGAGTCGAAGGACATCGCGATTGGTGAACAGATCATCTTATTCGATACAGACGCCAATCTGCCGACAGAATTAGTCGATGTGTAG
- a CDS encoding aldo/keto reductase, translating into MSNNIQSTTTLHNGVKMPWLGLGVFKVEDGAEVVNSVKAALEAGYRSIDTAAIYGNEEGVGQAIAESAVPREELFITTKVWNSNQGYEATLAAFDKSMEKLGLDYLDLYLIHWPLPSQGKFVETWKALEQLYKDGRVRAIGVSNFKVHHLEEVIANSEVVPMVNQVEYHPRFNQRELHDFCKKHSIQLEAWSPLMQGGLLDEPALVEIAKKYDKSPAQIIIRWDIQTGVVTIPKSTKPHRIAENADVFDFELSQEDMDKINTLNKDQRMFADPDEFDKV; encoded by the coding sequence ATGTCGAATAACATCCAAAGTACAACCACCTTACATAACGGTGTAAAGATGCCTTGGCTGGGCTTAGGCGTCTTTAAGGTGGAAGATGGAGCGGAAGTAGTCAATTCAGTTAAAGCGGCTCTTGAAGCGGGCTACAGAAGCATTGATACGGCCGCCATTTATGGCAATGAAGAAGGAGTCGGCCAAGCGATTGCTGAGTCCGCTGTACCGAGAGAAGAATTATTTATCACGACAAAAGTCTGGAATTCCAATCAAGGCTACGAAGCGACCCTTGCAGCTTTTGATAAAAGTATGGAGAAACTGGGGTTGGATTATCTGGATCTTTATTTGATCCACTGGCCGCTTCCTTCACAAGGCAAGTTCGTCGAGACCTGGAAAGCATTGGAGCAGCTTTATAAGGATGGCCGGGTCCGTGCGATTGGGGTAAGTAACTTTAAAGTGCATCACCTTGAAGAAGTAATTGCGAATAGTGAAGTCGTGCCAATGGTCAATCAAGTGGAATACCATCCGCGATTCAATCAGCGGGAATTGCATGATTTCTGTAAAAAGCACAGCATCCAGCTTGAAGCATGGTCACCACTGATGCAAGGCGGGCTGCTCGATGAACCGGCGTTAGTCGAAATCGCCAAAAAATACGATAAATCACCCGCCCAAATTATCATCCGCTGGGATATCCAAACGGGGGTAGTGACGATTCCAAAATCAACGAAGCCTCACCGCATTGCTGAAAATGCCGATGTATTCGATTTCGAGCTTTCTCAAGAGGATATGGACAAAATCAATACCTTGAATAAAGACCAGCGCATGTTCGCTGATCCGGATGAATTTGATAAAGTATAA
- a CDS encoding S1C family serine protease, with product MDYYDPFPPGRRRQKKPNRASVFFAGMGGVLAGAGLVWGLFIAAPGLIPGQDSGAAATAVTGEAEPLVQTATTITTDVTEAVDVAAEAVVGVTNLQTAGNFWSDSEEAQAAGTGSGVIYKVENGTAYVITNHHVIDGASEVEVTLTDGSKVAAEILGSDIWTDLAVLSMDAERVGTVAELGDSSTLNLGEPVIAIGSPLGLSFFGSITTGVISGLERVVPVDLNADQVTDWQAEVLQTDAAINPGNSGGALINLDGKLVGINSMKVATSTVEGIGFAIPINSVIPIIESLEATGTVERPAMGVTLVDLMEVPQSYRASEFGLPADVKSGVVIESVIEGTPAAAAGLQPSDVIVEMDGEAVDNMLELRQHLYNETQIGDTLMVSAYRNGELMEFELVLTDSADM from the coding sequence ATGGATTATTATGATCCGTTTCCGCCAGGGCGGCGCAGGCAAAAAAAGCCGAACCGGGCAAGTGTATTCTTTGCTGGAATGGGCGGCGTACTGGCAGGTGCCGGTCTCGTTTGGGGACTGTTCATTGCTGCTCCGGGCCTTATTCCGGGTCAGGACAGCGGAGCGGCTGCGACCGCCGTTACCGGGGAAGCAGAGCCGCTTGTACAGACAGCAACAACAATTACGACCGACGTAACAGAGGCCGTGGATGTCGCAGCTGAAGCCGTTGTAGGCGTGACCAATCTGCAGACCGCAGGGAACTTCTGGTCTGATTCTGAAGAGGCCCAGGCAGCCGGAACAGGCTCCGGTGTTATTTATAAAGTGGAAAATGGGACGGCTTATGTCATTACGAATCATCATGTTATCGATGGCGCTTCCGAAGTGGAAGTGACGCTGACGGACGGTTCGAAAGTGGCAGCGGAAATTTTAGGCAGTGATATCTGGACAGACCTCGCCGTGTTATCGATGGATGCAGAGCGGGTCGGAACGGTAGCCGAATTAGGGGATTCATCCACACTTAATCTTGGAGAGCCGGTTATCGCCATTGGCAGCCCGCTTGGCCTCAGCTTCTTTGGCTCGATTACAACCGGCGTCATTTCAGGCTTGGAACGGGTGGTACCAGTAGATTTGAATGCAGACCAAGTAACCGATTGGCAGGCGGAAGTCCTTCAGACAGACGCTGCGATCAATCCGGGAAACAGCGGCGGCGCCCTGATCAATCTGGACGGCAAGCTGGTCGGCATCAACTCGATGAAAGTTGCGACTTCAACCGTGGAAGGGATTGGATTTGCGATTCCGATTAATTCAGTTATCCCCATCATCGAGTCATTGGAAGCGACAGGCACAGTTGAACGGCCGGCGATGGGTGTAACACTGGTTGATCTGATGGAAGTGCCGCAATCATACCGGGCATCAGAGTTTGGTCTGCCGGCCGATGTGAAGAGTGGTGTCGTAATTGAATCGGTGATTGAAGGCACACCTGCAGCAGCTGCCGGCCTTCAGCCGTCCGATGTCATCGTTGAAATGGATGGAGAAGCTGTGGATAACATGCTTGAACTTCGCCAGCATCTGTATAACGAGACCCAAATCGGCGATACGCTCATGGTTTCTGCATACCGGAATGGTGAATTGATGGAATTTGAGCTTGTGCTGACAGATAGTGCAGATATGTAG